Within Lytechinus variegatus isolate NC3 chromosome 15, Lvar_3.0, whole genome shotgun sequence, the genomic segment CCTCGGGTAATCCGAAATGAAACTTGACGTTCCCTCTTCAGACAGATCGGAGAGGACCCTatgataatataaaacaaaattgaaaatgaataatgaacaataaatgtgaaattatagTTGTAAAATTATCAGTAGCATAATGAATCGATAATTCTAAGGGTGCTGGACATAAGCTATGGGGAAAATTACTAAAAGGCTGCACACGAGCTAAGCGAGCGAACAAAAATCAccctttttgataaaaaatctgCGATTGATGTTAACATAAAATTCAGGAAATACTATCATGTcacgtattttcctttttcttctacCTTTGTTTCGGTGTCGTGAATTGTTTTGTGTGGCTCGTGGCCTCGAAAATCGAGTGTTAGATCCAGTGCGTTACACTTAAACAAGAACTTGGTTTTTGCTATTGTAACACTGACGAAAATTAACAATCACCCCCTCCCCGCCTCCTCTAGCAAAGATGAactcaaaataaaagtaaaaaaaagaaagaaagactgAAGCTCCGATCACTTACAATCTCAGATGTGTCCTGAGGCTGTACTCCCCCCTGCAAGACCCGTTCTCcttccttaaaaaaagaaaagagaattacatgtagaaatgagTGATGAGTTGGAGAGAAGACTATTTTCATAcgtgagaaaaaaaagacgaaatttactttattttcttctccCTTATTGTCTTCACAAAGCAGTGAAATTGGAAATGATAGAGCATTTATGCATAGGGATTATGTATTGACTTGATAACCATAACCATAAGTTTAGCCCcaagaggattttttttacataccttATAAGGTTTGTATAAGTGGAACGGTTAATTTAATATGAAATTTCGATAAGCCCATAGTTTAGTAATGATTTTGAGAAGGTACGGTCTAAGTATTAAAATAGCACATAGAGGGCAGCATTCACATTTATCAACTTTGTTCTTCAAGCAGGTGTCAAGTATTAACTCCATTCGAagctttattttgttcaaatttgcaTGACTATGCTGTATGAAATTATctgttttaataattttgaataatatcACAGTGAAGTTTCACTGATATACTCACCTTCATCTTAAGGGtgaattctatttcatttttatgaacagaaaatgaaaacTTGGTCGTGCTGGATGGATCGAATTCAAAAACGAAATCATCTCCCTTCAATAATatctaacaaaataaaaaaaaacaaaataaaaagatttttgaaaatacaaaCTGATAGACACCATAATCtcacatgaaaaaaagtaaatgaacgTCATTTTTAGTGAATTACTGCGAAATTATAATTAAGCTTATGAAAATATCTCTAAACCAGTTTGCCCAGTTTGCCCAAATGACTTTTGACAACTAACTCATATCAGCGGTCTACAGCGGACTACAACATATATCTATGGACTCTAAAGATTTACCTGAAATTTCTCTTTTTGGAAACATCTCAGTGAATATTGTTTGCACTGATATATTTCAGGATTACATTGGATATATTCTGATCTGATTTTGAATTCATATCGTAATGCGTGGACAGGAAGAAATGAAGACAAAAAGTAGGAGGAAAGGAGCAGGTGGCGGGAAGGTATTGAACGCCACTCGTAAGAGAAACCCTCCCGAGAGTTCCCCGCGTGATAGTTCCAGCGAAGAATCAGAACTTGACGCTGATCAACCAAGCGGATCAGTATGCGGACATGACGGATCTTCTCATTCAAACCCTCCCGCCAAGATCAAAGGGATTATGACGGACCAATTATTGAATGCACTGCGATCTCCAACTGTAGTGAAAGTCATCGTCGATGCTATTTACAATACTGTCTACGAAAAGATTGCTAACGAACTACATGACAGTCTTCAGGTAGATATAGACTCcaaaatgaatcaaattcaTGAGCTAGATGAACATGTAAAAAagctaaaaaaaacaacattgtcGACATCAACGAAGTCATCGATGAGCAGGAGCAGTACAGTAGACGAAACTGCCTTAAATTCCACGGTGTGCCTGAAACAGCTGATGAAAACACGGACACAGTTATCATTGATCTCGTCAAAGAGAAGATGGGAATCGAATTGGACCCTATCGACATCGACCGCTCTTATCGGATCGCTCATCGAACTCCAAGGGACGGCAACGGTAGATATCCGCCGATGGTCATCATCGTGAAGTTCACCAGATACAACCAGCGTGACAAGGTATATCGTGCACGGGTAAATCTGCGTCGGACAAGTATCTACGTCCACGAGGACTTGACGGCGAAACGATCCGAACTTCTCTACAAGGCGCGTATCCATGACAacgtaaaaaaaacatggacaCATGATGGAAGAATCACAGCCCTCGTGGAAGACGGGAGGAAGATATCCATACGAAGTGTGGACATTGAAAAACTGTAAGAATTCGAATTAAGCTATTTTTTACTTAGCACTGTGTATTATTTTCATGGGGCCCAAATATCCGTGCATTTCCTGTAACAAAACTGTAAAATCAAACGAGAATGCAATGTTATGCTGTGGATGTGAAAGATGGATACACCTATCTTGTTCTTCCTTGGGATTTGACTTTTTCAATTCTACTTCAGACTGGACTTGTGACCTCTGTCAGTTAAATGAATTACCAAATCACTATCATGATGACGAACTATCTATGGATGATCATCAATCAACTGATGATGATAACTTGCATGAACACTCTGATGATAATAcccataatgataataatgaaagtaTTTATGATATTCTTAAGAAGTTTAAAGGAATTACCATTACACATTTGAATGTTTGCTCGttgttgaaaaatattgatgaaattcgGAATATtctagataaaaatgaaattcatatcCTTACATTGTGTGAAACTAGACTAGACCAATCTGTAACAAATGATGAAATCCATGTAAATGGATACAGAGTGGTTCGACGGGATCGGAACAGGAATGGAGGAGGAGTTCTTACTTATATTCATGAATCTTTGAATTATCACGTTGTGcaagaattacatgtaaatactgAAGGACTTGAGTTGCTTTGtatacaaattcaattttctaAACAAAAACCGTTCATGTTGATACCTTGGTACAGGCCTCCtgattcaaatattcaaatatttgatgcAATTGAAGAAGTTTTACAAAGTGTCGAAACACGCTTTATTGAATACATATTGATTGGTGACTTAAACTGTGATATGCTGTCCACAAACCCTTCAAGTCATACGAAACGTCTCTTAAGACTAGCGACAGAATATAATCTTACACAGTGTGTTAAACAAGCAACTCGAATCACTCAAGTATCGGAAACGCTCATTGatcatgttttttcttctaattgtGACAATGTTAAATACTGTGATGTAATACCACTCAGTTTAAGTGACCATTATATGATTGCCTTATCTTGGGGAAGAAGTAAGCCCATGTCTCCCCATAATCACTGTTACGTTTGTTCTagacatttaaagaaaattgacatTACGAAGTTTGTTGAAGACATTAGAAAGGTATCATGGGACACTGTGCTATTCGAAACTGATACTGAACTCGCATACATAAACTGGATAAATAAACTTAGAGCAGTACTTGATAATCATGctccaataaaaagaaaaagagtt encodes:
- the LOC121429238 gene encoding uncharacterized protein LOC121429238, encoding MNYQITIMMTNYLWMILTLCETRLDQSVTNDEIHVNGYRVVRRDRNRNGGGVLTYIHESLNYHVVQELHVNTEGLELLCIQIQFSKQKPFMLIPWYRPPDSNIQIFDAIEEVLQSVETRFIEYILIGDLNCDMLSTNPSSHTKRLLRLATEYNLTQCVKQATRITQVSETLIDHVFSSNCDNVKYCDVIPLSLSDHYMIALSWGRSKPMSPHNHCYVCSRHLKKIDITKFVEDIRKVSWDTVLFETDTELAYINWINKLRAVLDNHAPIKRKRVRRRKSPWMNDQILALIRERNRIKKRQIIQNLKMIGMIIKD